In a single window of the Gossypium hirsutum isolate 1008001.06 chromosome A13, Gossypium_hirsutum_v2.1, whole genome shotgun sequence genome:
- the LOC107913342 gene encoding serine/threonine-protein kinase D6PK: MATKGDSIRPSPIQISKTSKLVPVTPKTVPKGTQQVVSEQDCVGMIDEIKGSKTYKLGAVDSLTKKVDLGLSLSHPKEVPGHVGSEVCQDGGLPEGSGEEEKKASEHGISSASAKSSDGATGLVKTSGSAKAGDRPDHTESGKSSMCRGSTSSDVSNESSYSSLSSRINRPNKTNDIRWEAIQAVQGKDDILGLNHFRLLKRLGCGDIGSVYLSELSGTRCYFAMKVMDKASLASRKKLLRAQTEREILQSLDHPFLPTLYTHFETDKFSCLVMEFCPGGDLHTLRQRQPGKHFTEQAVKFYVAEVLLALEYLHMLGIVYRDLKPENVLVREDGHIMLSDFDLSLRCAVSPILVKSSSHESEPLRKNPVYCVQPACIEPSCIQPSCVAPTTCFSPRFFSSKSKKDRKPKNEMGKQVSPLPELIAEPTNARSMSFVGTHEYLAPEIIKGEGHGSAVDWWTFGIFLYELLFGKTPFKGSGNRATLFNVVGQPLRFPESPVVSFSARDLIRGLLVKEPQQRLAYKRGATEIKQHPFFEGVNWALIRCASPPEVPKPVEVERIPAPTSSAGNRPTVPATKDQNNYLEFDFF, from the exons ATGGCCACCAAAGGTGATTCTATTCGGCCTTCACCTATACAAATCTCAAAGACAAGCAAATTGGTGCCAGTTACACCAAAGACGGTACCAAAGGGTACACAGCAAGTTGTATCCGAGCAAGATTGTGTTGGAATGATAGATGAAATAAAGGGTTCGAAAACGTATAAATTAGGGGCCGTTGATTCGTTGACAAAGAAAGTAGATTTGGGTCTATCCTTGAGTCATCCGAAAGAAGTTCCCGGTCATGTTGGTTCTGAAGTGTGTCAGGATGGTGGACTACCAGAAGGTTCtggtgaagaagaaaagaaagcatCTGAACATGGAATTAGTTCAGCTTCGGCTAAATCGAGTGATGGGGCCACCGGCCTTGTCAAGACTAGTGGAAGTGCTAAAGCTGGTGATCGTCCTGATCATACTGAGAGTGGTAAGAGCAGTATGTGTAGAGGTAGCACGAGCAGTGATGTAAGCAATGAAAGTTCGTATAGCAGCTTAAGTAGCCGAATCAACAGACCTAATAAGACAAACGATATAAGGTGGGAAGCTATACAAGCTGTCCAAGGAAAAGACGACATATTGGGTTTGAACCATTTCCGATTATTGAAGAGATTGGGATGTGGGGATATTGGAAGTGTATACCTTTCAGAATTAAGTGGAACAAGGTGTTACTTTGCAATGAAGGTGATGGACAAAGCATCTTTAGCAAGTCGTAAGAAACTACTTCGAGCTCAAACCGAGCGAGAAATACTACAATCCCTGGACCATCCTTTCCTTCCAACATTGTATACCCATTTCGAGACTGATAAATTTTCATGTTTAGTTATGGAGTTCTGCCCTGGCGGTGATTTGCATACGCTACGACAGAGACAACCAGGAAAGCATTTTACTGAACAAGCAGTAAA GTTCTATGTAGCGGAAGTTCTTCTTGCTTTGGAATATCTCCACATGCTTGGTATTGTTTATCGTGATCTCAAGCCGGAAAATGTCCTTGTTCGAGAAGATGGACACATAATGCTTTCGGACTTTGATCTTTCCCTCCGTTGTGCTGTCAGCCCGATACTAGTCAAGTCATCATCTCACGAGTCAGAACCCTTGAGAAAGAATCCAGTTTATTGCGTACAACCAGCTTGCATTGAGCCCTCATGCATTCAGCCATCATGTGTGGCTCCTACAACATGTTTTTCACCTCGTTTCTTTTCATCAAAATCCAAGAAGGACCGAAAACCCAAGAATGAAATGGGGAAACAAGTCAGTCCATTGCCTGAGCTTATTGCTGAGCCAACCAATGCGCGGTCCATGTCGTTTGTGGGAACCCACGAGTACTTGGCACCTGAAATTATCAAAGGTGAGGGACATGGAAGTGCAGTTGATTGGTGGACCTTTGGGATCTTCTTGTACGAACTATTGTTTGGTAAAACTCCTTTCAAAGGGTCTGGGAACCGGGCAACGCTCTTCAACGTTGTAGGGCAGCCCCTGAGATTTCCTGAATCACCCGTTGTAAGCTTTTCAGCCAGAGATTTGATAAGGGGCTTGCTAGTCAAAGAGCCACAGCAGAGATTGGCGTACAAGCGAGGTGCAACGGAGATTAAGCAACATCCTTTCTTCGAAGGTGTAAACTGGGCTTTAATCCGTTGTGCGAGTCCACCAGAGGTTCCAAAACCAGTTGAGGTTGAGCGGATTCCAGCTCCAACATCATCAGCTGGTAATAGACCTACTGTTCCTGCAACCAAAGATCAAAATAACTATCTggaatttgatttcttttaa